A DNA window from Gemmatimonadota bacterium contains the following coding sequences:
- the pilB gene encoding type IV-A pilus assembly ATPase PilB: MGAKAVQEIRLGDLFVREGLITEEQLKEGLAVSRTEGHRIGYALVHLGFVQEQELTRMLARQYRVPAVDLDKVTVDEKILKLIPAHVALKHLVLPLRRVGRMLTVAMTDPTDFSAIDDLKFITKLEIEPVIVGEYTLRKHLEEYFSQTDDEQMANLLEQWGEDEVEIIEEEEAYSQMAAEIDSAPVVKFINGLLTDAVLKGVSDIHIEPFEKEIRIRYRIDGSLLEVMKPPFRMRAALTSRVKILADLNIAERRIPQDGRIKLKMKSKVVDFRVSVLPVIFGEKIVLRILDKGNLTFDLTTFGFEPKAEKDFMWAISRPYGMVLVTGPTGSGKTTTLYSALSQINTIETNIMTVEDPVEFNLYGINQVLVRNQVGMTFAAALKAFLRQDPNIIMLGEIRDLETGSIAIKAALTGHLVLSTLHTNDCPSTITRLIDMKLEPFNVASALNLLTAQRLTRRICTSCKIEATYDEDFLNSAKLPLDWADQNTFYRGEGCNECGGSGYKGRCGFYEVMIMSTELRKMIMREVSTDELRDLACSEGMLTLREDGMKKVERGITTIEELVKETTATTEE, translated from the coding sequence ATGGGAGCCAAGGCTGTACAGGAGATTCGTCTCGGAGACCTGTTCGTTCGTGAAGGCCTGATCACCGAGGAGCAATTGAAGGAAGGCCTCGCCGTCTCCAGGACAGAAGGCCACCGGATCGGGTACGCGTTGGTCCACCTGGGGTTCGTCCAGGAGCAAGAGCTCACGCGGATGCTCGCGAGGCAGTACCGCGTCCCTGCGGTCGACCTCGACAAGGTCACGGTGGACGAGAAGATCCTGAAGCTTATCCCCGCTCATGTCGCTCTCAAGCATCTGGTCCTCCCGCTGCGTCGAGTCGGGCGGATGCTTACGGTAGCGATGACCGATCCCACGGACTTCTCGGCAATCGACGACCTCAAGTTCATCACCAAGCTCGAAATCGAGCCGGTCATCGTCGGTGAGTATACGCTCCGCAAGCACCTCGAGGAGTACTTCAGCCAGACGGACGACGAGCAGATGGCGAATCTGCTCGAGCAGTGGGGTGAGGACGAGGTCGAGATCATCGAGGAGGAAGAGGCCTACTCCCAGATGGCGGCCGAGATCGACTCGGCCCCTGTCGTCAAGTTCATCAACGGCCTTCTCACGGACGCGGTACTAAAGGGCGTCTCCGATATCCACATCGAGCCGTTCGAGAAGGAGATCCGGATCCGGTATCGGATTGACGGTTCTCTTCTGGAAGTCATGAAGCCGCCGTTCAGAATGAGAGCTGCGCTCACCTCTCGCGTGAAGATCCTCGCCGATCTCAATATCGCTGAGCGTCGTATTCCCCAGGACGGCCGCATCAAGCTCAAGATGAAGAGCAAGGTCGTCGACTTCCGTGTCTCGGTCCTGCCGGTGATCTTCGGAGAGAAGATCGTTCTCCGTATCCTCGACAAAGGAAACCTGACCTTCGACTTGACCACCTTCGGCTTCGAACCGAAGGCCGAAAAGGACTTCATGTGGGCGATCTCTCGCCCGTACGGCATGGTTCTGGTGACGGGGCCAACGGGTTCGGGCAAGACCACGACCCTCTATTCGGCGCTGTCACAGATCAACACCATCGAAACGAACATCATGACGGTCGAGGACCCGGTCGAGTTCAATCTGTACGGAATCAACCAGGTTCTGGTCCGTAACCAGGTCGGCATGACGTTCGCCGCGGCGCTCAAGGCGTTCCTTCGACAGGACCCGAACATCATCATGCTCGGTGAGATTCGTGACTTGGAGACGGGTAGTATTGCGATCAAAGCTGCGCTCACCGGTCACTTGGTGCTCTCCACGCTGCACACGAACGATTGTCCGTCCACGATCACTCGACTGATCGACATGAAGCTCGAGCCGTTCAACGTGGCCTCTGCGCTCAACCTACTCACGGCGCAGCGACTCACCCGCCGCATTTGCACCAGCTGCAAGATCGAAGCGACGTACGACGAAGACTTCCTCAACTCAGCCAAGCTCCCGCTCGACTGGGCGGACCAGAACACGTTCTACAGGGGCGAGGGATGCAACGAGTGCGGTGGATCGGGCTATAAAGGCCGCTGCGGCTTTTACGAGGTCATGATCATGTCGACGGAGCTGCGCAAAATGATCATGCGGGAGGTGTCGACAGACGAGCTGCGAGACTTGGCGTGCTCGGAAGGGATGTTGACCCTCCGGGAAGACGGAATGAAAAAGGTCGAGAGAGGCATTACCACGATTGAAGAGTTGGTGAAAGAGACCACGGCCACCACCGAGGAGTAG
- a CDS encoding type II secretion system F family protein: MPTFAYSARPASGGDIQSGEVDLPTKDDVLAHIHKQKLIPVSVREKSKEISFHFGTGITTRDIVIFTRQFATMINAGLPLVQSLDILAEQTENMALRKVISETLYDIESGHTLADAMGRHPKVFTELFVNMVAAGEAGGILDTILLRLATFLEKNDALIRKIKAAMIYPGVIFSVAAGAIVILLLFVIPTFQTMFDAAGIPLPLPTLIVIGMSAFLQGYWWACAGGIILFVVGIRRYYATDKGNLMIDRILLTLPVLGDLQRKSAVARFTRTLGTLVSSGVSILEGLEITAKTAGNRVIHDAVMGSRASIAGGETIAGPLKESGVFPPMVVQMINVGEQTGGLDEMLTKIADFYDDEVDTAVEALLAAMEPIMIVVLGVVVGGMIVAMYLPIFDMINAVK, translated from the coding sequence ATGCCAACGTTTGCGTACAGCGCGAGACCAGCGTCGGGCGGCGACATCCAGTCTGGGGAAGTCGACCTCCCCACCAAGGACGATGTCCTCGCCCACATTCACAAGCAGAAGCTGATCCCGGTTTCCGTCCGGGAGAAGTCGAAAGAGATCAGCTTTCACTTCGGGACCGGGATCACGACGCGCGACATCGTGATTTTCACTCGTCAGTTCGCGACGATGATCAACGCGGGTCTGCCGCTGGTGCAGAGTCTCGACATCCTTGCGGAGCAGACCGAGAACATGGCGCTTCGAAAGGTCATCAGTGAGACGCTGTACGACATCGAGTCCGGTCATACGCTGGCCGACGCGATGGGCAGGCACCCGAAGGTCTTCACCGAGCTCTTCGTGAACATGGTCGCCGCTGGTGAGGCCGGTGGTATCCTCGACACGATTCTGCTGCGCCTCGCGACGTTCCTGGAGAAGAACGACGCGCTCATCCGGAAGATCAAGGCCGCGATGATCTACCCGGGTGTGATTTTCTCGGTGGCCGCTGGCGCCATCGTGATCCTGCTGCTCTTCGTGATCCCGACCTTCCAGACGATGTTCGATGCGGCCGGAATCCCGCTACCTCTCCCGACCCTCATCGTCATCGGGATGTCCGCCTTCCTGCAGGGGTACTGGTGGGCCTGCGCCGGGGGGATCATCCTTTTCGTGGTGGGTATTCGACGGTATTACGCCACCGACAAGGGCAACCTGATGATCGACAGGATTCTGCTGACGCTTCCGGTTCTCGGCGACCTTCAACGCAAGTCGGCAGTGGCGCGCTTTACGCGCACGCTCGGCACGTTGGTCTCCTCGGGTGTCTCAATTCTCGAGGGCCTGGAGATCACGGCGAAGACGGCGGGCAACCGGGTCATCCACGACGCGGTGATGGGGTCGCGAGCCTCGATCGCGGGTGGTGAGACGATCGCCGGACCGCTGAAGGAATCGGGGGTGTTCCCACCCATGGTGGTGCAGATGATCAACGTCGGTGAGCAGACCGGTGGGCTGGACGAGATGCTCACCAAGATCGCCGACTTCTACGACGACGAGGTAGATACCGCGGTCGAGGCGCTGCTCGCGGCGATGGAGCCGATCATGATCGTCGTGCTGGGTGTGGTGGTGGGTGGAATGATCGTGGCTATGTACTTGCCGATCTTTGACATGATTAACGCGGTGAAGTAA
- a CDS encoding ComEA family DNA-binding protein, with protein MVALAIVAERERTGPFRDAADLSRVRGIGPATVAKFESHIAVSRPLPAPRGRPRPPRTSSAPAVDINRATVDDLIALPGIGPALAARIVDMRREQMFASVEDLVRVHGIGPATLERLRPLVTAGGSRR; from the coding sequence GTGGTGGCGCTGGCGATCGTGGCGGAGCGAGAGCGGACGGGTCCGTTCCGCGACGCCGCCGACCTATCGCGTGTGCGCGGCATAGGTCCGGCCACCGTCGCGAAGTTCGAATCCCACATCGCGGTGTCGAGGCCCCTCCCGGCGCCGCGGGGCCGCCCGCGGCCGCCCCGGACGTCCTCTGCGCCCGCCGTCGACATCAATCGCGCGACGGTGGACGACCTGATCGCGTTGCCTGGGATCGGGCCAGCGCTCGCCGCACGCATCGTCGACATGAGAAGAGAACAGATGTTTGCGAGCGTTGAGGATCTGGTGCGTGTGCACGGAATCGGGCCTGCCACGCTCGAGCGACTGCGTCCTCTCGTGACTGCGGGTGGGAGCCGACGATGA
- a CDS encoding type IV pilus twitching motility protein PilT, which produces MDQPAAPAGHQKREQQQELSLRSLLQEMLQRGASDLHITVGNPAMIRIDGDLTKSKTGQVLTPKDTLALSYSILTENQKKRFEVEDELDFSFGVQNLSRFRGNVYKQRGCVGMAIRQIPYEIIALDKLGMPPIVNKLAERPRGLVLVTGPTGSGKSTTLAAMVDKINRERKSHIITIEDPIEFIHRHKSCIINQREVGSDTQSFTTALKYALRQDPDIVLIGEMRDLETISAAVSIAETGHLVLATLHTNSAAESINRIVDAFPAHQQSQIRTQLAFVLEGVITQMLLPKAKGRGRVCACEIMVCTPAIRAIIRDDKIHQVYSLMQAGKKHGMQTMNDALHMLYMKGDVTLEEALKRSGDQNELLRAVGEPVPGE; this is translated from the coding sequence ATGGACCAGCCGGCTGCTCCGGCAGGACACCAAAAACGCGAGCAACAGCAGGAGCTGAGTCTCCGCTCGTTGCTCCAGGAAATGCTCCAGCGCGGCGCGTCGGACCTCCACATCACCGTGGGGAACCCGGCCATGATCCGCATCGACGGAGACCTGACCAAGTCGAAGACAGGCCAGGTGCTCACTCCGAAGGACACACTCGCGCTCTCGTACTCCATTCTCACCGAAAACCAGAAAAAGCGCTTCGAAGTCGAAGACGAGCTCGATTTCTCTTTCGGGGTGCAGAATCTCTCGCGCTTCCGCGGCAATGTGTACAAGCAGCGCGGCTGCGTCGGGATGGCGATCCGGCAGATTCCCTACGAGATCATCGCGCTCGACAAGCTCGGGATGCCCCCGATCGTCAACAAGCTCGCCGAACGCCCGAGAGGCCTCGTCTTGGTAACGGGGCCGACCGGCTCGGGCAAGTCGACGACGCTCGCCGCGATGGTCGACAAGATCAACCGGGAGCGGAAGAGTCACATCATCACCATCGAGGATCCGATCGAGTTCATTCACCGCCACAAGAGCTGTATCATCAACCAGCGGGAGGTGGGGTCGGATACGCAGAGCTTCACCACCGCTCTCAAGTATGCGCTTCGGCAGGACCCCGACATCGTGCTCATAGGCGAGATGCGGGATCTGGAGACCATCAGCGCCGCGGTGAGCATCGCAGAGACAGGCCACCTGGTGCTCGCGACCCTGCACACCAACTCGGCGGCTGAGTCGATCAACCGTATCGTGGATGCGTTCCCGGCACATCAACAGAGTCAGATCCGCACCCAGCTGGCGTTCGTTCTCGAGGGCGTCATCACACAGATGCTACTCCCGAAGGCGAAGGGGAGGGGACGTGTCTGCGCGTGCGAGATCATGGTGTGCACACCTGCGATTCGAGCCATCATCCGCGATGACAAGATCCATCAGGTGTACTCGCTCATGCAGGCCGGGAAGAAGCACGGGATGCAGACGATGAACGACGCGCTCCATATGCTGTACATGAAGGGTGACGTCACGCTCGAGGAGGCGCTCAAGCGTTCCGGTGATCAGAACGAGTTGCTGCGCGCAGTAGGCGAGCCGGTGCCTGGTGAGTAA